In Mastigocladopsis repens PCC 10914, a single window of DNA contains:
- a CDS encoding DUF4340 domain-containing protein, producing MKLQKTTLILILLALSLGSFVYFYEIKGVPQREEIKEKKQQIFSFKEDDVQTLTVKTKNQTLNVERSGKSDEPKWLIKSPEVTPASNAVVGYLMNLLVKGKSDRIISTSANQLAEFGLEQPQATINVKLKNQKTHQLILGKPDFNRRFMYAQADPPAKFDGKIDVLLVSTDFENAVNRELLEWKQLQPIDDNVKKATPNPAQPTPANSK from the coding sequence ATGAAGCTACAAAAGACGACTTTAATTTTGATACTGCTGGCGCTGAGTTTAGGTAGTTTTGTTTACTTTTATGAAATTAAAGGTGTACCTCAGCGAGAGGAAATAAAGGAGAAGAAGCAGCAAATTTTCTCCTTTAAGGAGGATGATGTACAAACTTTGACGGTAAAAACTAAAAATCAGACTTTAAATGTGGAACGTAGTGGTAAGTCTGATGAACCCAAATGGTTAATAAAATCTCCTGAAGTTACCCCAGCAAGTAACGCCGTTGTGGGTTATTTGATGAATTTGCTCGTGAAGGGAAAGAGCGATCGCATAATATCAACCTCAGCTAACCAGCTTGCAGAATTCGGTTTAGAGCAGCCTCAAGCAACTATCAATGTAAAACTCAAAAATCAGAAAACACATCAGTTGATTTTGGGTAAGCCTGACTTTAATCGGCGTTTCATGTATGCTCAAGCTGACCCTCCTGCAAAATTTGATGGGAAGATTGATGTGCTGTTGGTATCTACGGATTTTGAAAATGCGGTGAATCGAGAACTCTTAGAGTGGAAACAACTCCAACCCATAGATGATAATGTGAAAAAAGCTACGCCCAATCCTGCTCAACCTACTCCAGCAAACAGCAAATAG
- the purU gene encoding formyltetrahydrofolate deformylase yields MTSPTATLLISCPDQKGLVAKIANFIYANGGNIIHADQHTDFAAGLFLTRIEWQLDDFNLPRELIAPAFNAIAQPLQAKWELHFCDTIRRIAIWVSRQDHCLFDLIWRQRAKEFTAEIPLIISNHPDLKVVAEQFGIDYCHIPITKENKQEQEIKQLELLQQYKIDLVVLAKYMQILSGEFIAKFPQVINIHHSFLPAFVGANPYQKAFERGVKIIGATSHYVTDNLDAGPIIEQDVVRVSHRDAVEDLIRKGKDLERVVLARAVRLHLQNRVLVYGNRTVVFE; encoded by the coding sequence ATGACAAGTCCAACAGCAACATTGCTCATTTCCTGCCCTGATCAAAAAGGATTGGTGGCGAAAATTGCCAATTTCATCTATGCTAATGGGGGCAATATTATTCATGCAGATCAGCATACAGATTTTGCTGCAGGGTTATTTCTCACCCGCATTGAATGGCAGTTAGATGATTTTAACTTACCCCGTGAGTTAATTGCACCAGCATTTAATGCCATTGCTCAACCATTGCAAGCCAAATGGGAATTGCACTTTTGTGATACTATCCGCCGCATTGCCATTTGGGTTAGTCGTCAAGACCATTGTCTATTTGATTTGATTTGGCGACAACGTGCAAAAGAATTTACTGCTGAGATTCCTTTGATTATCAGCAATCATCCTGATTTAAAAGTCGTAGCAGAGCAGTTTGGTATTGACTATTGCCATATTCCCATCACTAAGGAAAACAAACAGGAACAGGAAATCAAGCAACTGGAATTACTACAGCAGTACAAAATAGATTTAGTTGTCTTGGCAAAATATATGCAAATTCTTAGTGGAGAATTTATCGCAAAATTTCCACAGGTCATTAATATTCATCATTCATTTTTACCTGCCTTTGTTGGTGCAAATCCTTATCAAAAAGCTTTTGAACGTGGTGTTAAAATTATCGGTGCGACCTCTCATTATGTAACTGATAATTTAGATGCAGGACCAATCATTGAGCAAGATGTGGTTCGAGTCAGTCACCGTGATGCAGTTGAGGATTTGATAAGAAAAGGTAAGGATTTGGAGCGAGTTGTCTTGGCAAGGGCAGTGCGTTTGCATTTGCAGAATCGCGTATTGGTGTATGGGAATAGAACAGTAGTGTTTGAGTAA
- a CDS encoding DOMON domain-containing protein — MKKQQIFNLKLCFRYLRTSFLVGLLCLLLSLKSYAQLPPKYTGLAPNSPFGLDFGYTDPKTIGPIAKDLGVKWIRGIKVDFGTWNGDPKILRDRINTLKSYGISSLQTPFYPRDWKEGDKLGPPKNIDAYVQKFYDWVAATHDLMPYYEHWNEPWVDEWAWNGGTAEEYRDIIKRIWNKVKADFPKVNLIGGGSLAYNRDVMYPKGNDIGYVDGSVNHAYAFPGSHSFHSTLMQLTLDKKFSKTQGRAGAWQTEFGTFRDMFSSDQDIWVARTIPSSFLLHMLAGHYAQRPVRAFWFNWSGHGMHDIKNNEAAKDAYRTMTRVLEGTKIVDDVFPNSKSMWGIVFENDYSADNRARAAVFVNSPFYGDIGNPWNPNGGSQAKGKVPSDEYSGTMSINGSNIQVYDYRGNKINNLSNIPLTPVEVVYIVADMPASKLKQILQKADFKLKTEIKVTALSLSGPVIKGRTIDIKLENVVNKPRRGTLSITPPNGWTLSTNKIAFENLKPGEQRIFSFPINSFSTNSENNYNISYSLSINGKSSPQTGSWKIQSAYALKKTINVDGNLNDWSDVIATNMGDGAYKFKVAWDSNNLYFAGEIADDNHAPFPPFNPSFEWFRENRVDGAKGDDNTDGLFINIDCTKNNPDDLLKGHLLYEKALAADVDYEFFATYSTGNKSELWRYRAPGTNHQGYYPTNATLNPALMKMNASPSGGAEGQIQFARSGNKTIYEGAISLNAIPELKSELTRLEPGDYYFPNLAWRVNGGNQGKKFWTIESGQWEEGGYGFIPQWLSGGLANGGRVISRWAFVNGDGNTLPDGSMVLKK; from the coding sequence ATGAAAAAACAACAAATTTTCAATTTAAAATTATGCTTTAGGTACTTGCGAACAAGTTTCCTGGTGGGATTGTTGTGCTTATTATTAAGTCTAAAAAGTTATGCACAATTACCTCCAAAATACACTGGATTAGCTCCTAATTCTCCCTTTGGTTTAGACTTTGGTTATACTGATCCAAAAACCATAGGTCCAATAGCTAAAGATTTGGGAGTTAAATGGATTCGCGGTATAAAAGTGGATTTTGGGACTTGGAATGGTGATCCTAAAATTCTTAGAGACAGGATAAACACCTTAAAAAGCTATGGCATATCTTCATTACAAACTCCTTTTTATCCGAGAGATTGGAAAGAGGGTGATAAATTAGGACCTCCAAAAAATATAGATGCATATGTACAAAAATTTTATGACTGGGTAGCGGCTACCCATGATTTAATGCCTTATTATGAGCATTGGAATGAACCCTGGGTTGATGAGTGGGCATGGAACGGTGGTACTGCTGAGGAATACAGAGACATAATTAAACGAATTTGGAACAAGGTAAAAGCTGATTTTCCAAAAGTTAATTTAATTGGTGGAGGTTCTTTAGCCTATAACAGAGATGTCATGTATCCTAAGGGAAATGACATAGGATATGTGGATGGATCTGTAAACCATGCATATGCTTTTCCTGGTTCCCATTCCTTCCATAGTACATTGATGCAATTAACATTAGATAAGAAATTTTCTAAAACCCAAGGTAGAGCAGGAGCGTGGCAAACAGAGTTTGGAACATTTCGTGATATGTTCTCCTCAGATCAGGATATATGGGTCGCTCGTACGATACCCTCCAGCTTCTTGCTACATATGTTAGCAGGTCATTATGCTCAAAGACCCGTAAGAGCTTTTTGGTTTAACTGGAGTGGACATGGAATGCACGATATAAAAAATAATGAGGCTGCGAAGGATGCATATAGAACGATGACTCGGGTCTTGGAAGGAACCAAAATAGTGGATGATGTCTTTCCTAATTCAAAATCAATGTGGGGAATCGTGTTTGAAAACGATTATTCAGCAGATAATCGTGCTAGAGCAGCGGTATTTGTTAATAGTCCATTTTATGGTGATATAGGTAATCCATGGAATCCAAATGGAGGTAGTCAGGCTAAAGGTAAGGTTCCCTCTGATGAGTATTCTGGGACTATGTCTATCAATGGTTCAAACATACAAGTCTACGATTACAGAGGAAATAAGATAAACAATTTGAGTAACATTCCTTTGACTCCAGTAGAAGTCGTATATATAGTAGCTGATATGCCTGCTTCAAAATTAAAGCAGATATTGCAGAAGGCTGATTTTAAATTAAAAACAGAAATAAAAGTAACAGCATTATCTTTATCAGGACCTGTTATAAAAGGCAGAACAATCGACATAAAACTAGAGAATGTCGTCAATAAACCTCGTCGTGGAACGTTATCAATAACTCCTCCCAATGGATGGACGTTATCTACAAATAAAATAGCATTTGAAAATTTAAAACCAGGCGAACAGAGAATTTTCAGCTTTCCAATAAATTCTTTCTCTACAAATAGCGAGAATAATTACAACATTAGCTACTCCTTATCAATAAATGGAAAATCATCACCTCAAACTGGTTCTTGGAAGATACAATCAGCGTATGCCCTAAAGAAAACCATAAATGTAGATGGTAATTTGAATGATTGGTCTGATGTCATTGCCACAAATATGGGTGATGGAGCGTATAAGTTCAAAGTAGCATGGGATTCAAATAACTTATATTTTGCCGGAGAAATTGCTGACGATAATCATGCTCCATTCCCTCCATTTAATCCTAGCTTTGAGTGGTTCAGAGAAAATAGAGTCGATGGCGCTAAAGGTGATGATAATACAGATGGATTATTTATTAATATCGATTGCACAAAAAATAATCCTGATGACTTGCTCAAAGGGCACTTGCTTTATGAAAAGGCTTTGGCTGCAGATGTAGATTATGAATTTTTTGCTACCTATAGCACCGGAAATAAAAGTGAGTTGTGGAGATATCGTGCTCCTGGTACAAATCATCAGGGATATTATCCAACCAATGCAACTCTTAATCCGGCTCTTATGAAGATGAATGCTAGTCCATCAGGTGGAGCAGAAGGTCAGATACAATTTGCTCGTTCTGGTAACAAAACAATTTATGAGGGAGCAATTTCTTTAAATGCAATTCCTGAATTAAAGTCAGAATTAACCAGGTTGGAACCAGGAGATTATTATTTCCCTAACCTCGCATGGCGCGTAAATGGAGGAAATCAAGGGAAAAAATTCTGGACTATAGAGTCAGGGCAATGGGAAGAAGGGGGCTATGGCTTTATACCACAATGGTTATCAGGAGGTTTAGCAAACGGAGGACGAGTGATCAGTCGTTGGGCTTTTGTTAATGGAGATGGAAATACATTGCCAGATGGATCGATGGTGTTGAAAAAATAG
- a CDS encoding SDR family NAD(P)-dependent oxidoreductase has product MTATYQGNRQQTALITGASGGIGYELAKLFARDGYNLVLVARTGQKLAQIADDFKQKFRITVKVIAKDLSIATAPDEIFQQLQQEGIKVDVLVNNAGFATYGFFHEIDLKPELQMMQVNMVCLTHLTKLFLKDMVKQGFGRILNIASTAAFQPGPLMAVYYATKAYVLSFSEAIANELEDTGVTVTALCPGPTESGFQQRAAMEDSKLVSGQKIMDAETVAKIGYSGLLEGKTVVIPGVKNNILAQSVRFTPRKLVTKLVRNMQESKD; this is encoded by the coding sequence ATGACCGCAACATACCAGGGTAATCGACAACAAACCGCCCTTATTACTGGTGCATCTGGTGGAATTGGCTACGAATTGGCTAAATTATTTGCCCGTGATGGTTACAATCTGGTTTTAGTCGCTAGAACCGGACAAAAGCTCGCTCAAATTGCAGATGACTTCAAACAAAAATTTCGTATCACAGTCAAGGTGATAGCCAAGGATTTATCTATAGCAACCGCTCCAGATGAAATTTTTCAACAGCTGCAACAAGAAGGCATCAAGGTTGATGTGCTGGTGAACAATGCTGGCTTTGCTACCTATGGATTTTTTCATGAAATTGACCTAAAACCTGAACTGCAAATGATGCAGGTCAATATGGTGTGCCTCACCCATTTAACTAAGTTATTCCTCAAAGACATGGTCAAGCAAGGCTTTGGCAGAATATTAAACATTGCCTCGACTGCTGCATTCCAACCTGGACCTCTGATGGCAGTTTATTACGCCACAAAAGCCTATGTCTTATCATTTTCGGAAGCGATCGCCAATGAATTAGAGGATACAGGTGTCACCGTGACTGCTCTTTGTCCAGGACCAACAGAATCTGGTTTTCAACAAAGAGCCGCGATGGAAGACTCAAAGTTAGTGAGCGGTCAAAAGATTATGGATGCAGAAACCGTAGCCAAGATTGGCTATAGCGGCTTATTGGAGGGCAAAACTGTTGTCATTCCTGGTGTTAAAAATAACATATTAGCCCAATCCGTAAGATTTACACCCAGAAAGCTGGTGACAAAGTTAGTCAGAAATATGCAGGAAAGCAAAGATTAG